A portion of the Halococcus salsus genome contains these proteins:
- a CDS encoding winged helix-turn-helix domain-containing protein, translating to MDERDEQGQFTKKYSTEEILAAVHEYEPASTTEIANAVGFARQNADYRLRQLQEEGKVRSKKVGPSLVWMATDE from the coding sequence ATGGACGAACGTGACGAGCAGGGTCAATTCACGAAAAAGTATTCTACAGAGGAGATTCTCGCTGCCGTTCACGAGTATGAGCCCGCGTCAACGACCGAGATCGCGAATGCAGTTGGATTCGCGCGGCAGAATGCAGACTATCGCCTTCGTCAACTCCAGGAGGAAGGGAAAGTGCGCAGCAAGAAAGTAGGACCGTCTCTCGTCTGGATGGCAACTGACGAATGA
- a CDS encoding cytochrome P450: protein MNSNTQLPPSPEGYPIVGHAVDFGNDPFGFLDRATSECGDVYCMELPGTDVYVLAGSEYLEQALVTDVDAFGKTDDFNRVFGNGVLSTEGEQWSRQRGILQPLFHPERVSGYADDMVAATQRRLSIWEDGESRDIESEMQDLTIEILFATLFGRDLAPGDGEDLRDASDGLNKWFVPTSWLLPHWVPTPSRREFSNSESRLRVEIRQLLAEYEYAGKSGTVTLADQIGDPPSESQSGDSESETLLSKLSEAGEATGENHLSREEIEDQMLTMIFAGYETTAAAIAFALYSLATEPNVCDAFHEELDTVLDGSPPTLDDVSRLDLTNRIVTETLRLYPPIHTIPRQTTREVDVGDYRLPADEQVHLSVISVHRDQRYYDAPLEFRPERWTNGFEEELDDYAFIPFGGGRRTCIGREFARLEATLALATIGQRFDLEWTGDETDMAIEPEMTTKTQNGLPMTLSQR, encoded by the coding sequence GTGAATAGCAATACGCAGCTCCCGCCTTCACCCGAAGGTTACCCTATCGTTGGTCATGCGGTTGATTTCGGTAATGACCCCTTCGGATTTCTTGATCGCGCCACGAGCGAGTGTGGCGATGTCTACTGCATGGAATTGCCGGGTACAGATGTGTACGTCCTCGCGGGATCGGAGTACTTAGAACAGGCGCTCGTTACGGATGTCGATGCGTTCGGTAAGACAGATGATTTCAATCGAGTCTTTGGAAACGGGGTACTTTCAACGGAAGGCGAGCAGTGGAGTCGTCAGCGTGGTATTCTGCAACCGTTGTTTCATCCTGAGCGGGTGAGCGGCTATGCAGATGACATGGTTGCAGCGACTCAGCGCCGACTCTCAATATGGGAAGATGGTGAGAGTCGAGATATCGAATCTGAAATGCAGGATCTCACGATTGAGATTCTGTTCGCAACACTGTTCGGTCGCGACTTGGCACCCGGTGATGGGGAGGACCTGCGTGATGCATCAGACGGTCTCAATAAATGGTTTGTTCCAACCTCCTGGCTGCTTCCTCACTGGGTGCCGACGCCATCCCGCCGAGAGTTCAGCAACTCGGAATCACGGTTGCGAGTCGAAATCCGTCAGTTGCTCGCAGAGTACGAATATGCCGGCAAATCAGGCACGGTAACGCTCGCCGATCAGATAGGAGACCCTCCATCCGAAAGCCAGTCAGGGGATTCAGAGAGCGAAACACTGCTCTCGAAACTGTCTGAAGCAGGCGAGGCAACAGGCGAGAACCATCTGAGTCGTGAAGAAATCGAGGATCAGATGCTGACGATGATTTTCGCCGGGTATGAGACGACCGCCGCCGCTATCGCGTTCGCTCTGTATTCACTGGCGACTGAACCCAACGTCTGCGACGCCTTCCACGAGGAACTCGATACAGTGCTCGATGGGAGCCCACCGACGCTGGACGACGTGAGTCGTCTCGATCTCACTAATCGGATCGTCACCGAGACGCTTCGTCTTTACCCGCCTATCCATACGATCCCTCGGCAGACAACGAGAGAAGTCGATGTCGGCGATTATCGGCTTCCAGCCGACGAGCAGGTGCATCTCTCGGTGATTTCGGTCCATCGTGATCAACGATACTACGACGCTCCTCTAGAATTCCGGCCCGAGCGCTGGACGAACGGATTCGAGGAGGAGTTAGACGACTACGCCTTCATTCCGTTCGGAGGTGGACGACGGACATGTATCGGACGAGAGTTCGCTCGGCTTGAGGCAACGCTCGCGCTCGCAACCATCGGTCAGCGATTCGATCTCGAATGGACCGGCGATGAGACGGACATGGCTATTGAGCCAGAAATGACGACGAAAACACAGAATGGATTGCCGATGACCCTTAGTCAGCGATAA
- a CDS encoding SWIM zinc finger family protein, whose product MSTTNAVTESCIDLTNARFERAVTQEFDVERTAPLTYEVHHDGETYAIDLESASCTCPDAQYRSLGCKHAIACALYELFTDGTQSRFVAQVAALAHEQGCPFDSRDCDGPCGIGNYPCPDCVSGVRVGDWAVWTHLVRDTGGERR is encoded by the coding sequence ATGTCCACTACGAACGCAGTTACGGAAAGTTGTATCGACCTGACCAACGCTCGTTTCGAGCGTGCGGTCACACAGGAATTCGATGTCGAGCGCACCGCGCCGCTCACCTACGAGGTCCACCACGACGGCGAGACGTACGCTATCGACCTCGAATCGGCAAGTTGCACCTGTCCCGACGCGCAGTACCGCTCTCTCGGGTGCAAGCACGCTATCGCGTGTGCTCTCTATGAGTTGTTTACCGACGGAACGCAGAGTCGCTTCGTCGCGCAGGTTGCCGCGCTCGCCCACGAACAGGGCTGTCCGTTTGACTCGCGCGACTGTGACGGTCCCTGTGGAATCGGGAACTATCCCTGTCCGGACTGTGTTTCCGGCGTCAGGGTCGGTGACTGGGCGGTTTGGACGCACCTCGTGCGGGATACGGGCGGTGAACGCCGATGA
- a CDS encoding DUF5518 domain-containing protein: MTDWRSVGIGFGFQVVFGVVAFALPGLGTIIAGFLAGLISAYLTNNGAREGAWHSLLSGALGGVIVAVLAGIAISLLGLAFGSSGLWALFGGGVVAVGVVIAFLTAIPSAVGGAIGGSVN; this comes from the coding sequence GTCGGTATCGGGTTCGGTTTCCAGGTCGTGTTCGGGGTCGTCGCGTTCGCGCTCCCCGGGCTCGGGACGATCATCGCCGGGTTTCTCGCGGGTCTCATCTCGGCGTATCTCACCAACAACGGTGCCAGGGAGGGCGCGTGGCACTCGCTGCTCTCCGGCGCGCTCGGCGGGGTCATCGTCGCGGTCCTCGCGGGTATTGCCATCTCCCTGCTCGGCCTCGCCTTCGGTTCGTCGGGACTCTGGGCGCTGTTCGGCGGTGGTGTCGTGGCCGTCGGCGTCGTGATAGCGTTCCTCACCGCGATCCCGAGCGCGGTCGGTGGCGCGATCGGCGGGTCCGTCAACTGA
- a CDS encoding tyrosine-type recombinase/integrase yields MVDATDVQGYRDKYDGQMDQLDSADIDDRDRDAIERFIVHCRTNDSSIESLGTVVGHLNRLRLSAERAPEPLVDLESVDDVNAFKLHLEDEHGLSEGTIRNYAKALRKFLDWRELDWASDVSVGPPPKRRHDPDEEIDADELGALLDAAANPRDKALIAILSDTGLRIGAVLSLQMRHVDFDGRRATITINEQANVKGDDGPKPITWSRGYVANWIDIHPRPDDPDAALIHKLRRWDDEDDAALAQQYAGRIISETAERAGLDVDRIQARLFRATSISQWIRDNMGEQAIKHRTGWEKDSRMFEVYSRVTDEEMNDVVFDHYGIDGIDSEQSGPSLEECPQCRTPLRGSEAFCPGCATPLSSSATEATDRTSSALREFMVEADDVDARAAAAGAAETAENDPAFASALIEELQNLG; encoded by the coding sequence ATGGTCGACGCCACCGACGTCCAGGGCTACCGCGACAAGTACGACGGGCAGATGGACCAGCTCGATAGCGCCGACATCGACGACCGTGACCGCGATGCCATCGAACGCTTCATCGTTCACTGCCGAACCAACGACTCCTCGATCGAATCGCTGGGGACGGTCGTCGGCCACCTCAATCGCCTCCGACTCTCCGCTGAACGCGCTCCCGAGCCGCTCGTCGATCTCGAAAGCGTCGACGATGTCAACGCCTTCAAACTCCACCTCGAAGACGAGCACGGCCTCTCCGAGGGGACGATCCGCAACTACGCGAAGGCGCTTCGCAAGTTCCTCGACTGGCGCGAACTCGACTGGGCGAGCGACGTCTCGGTCGGTCCACCACCGAAACGTCGCCACGACCCCGACGAGGAAATCGACGCCGACGAACTCGGAGCGCTCCTCGATGCCGCTGCAAACCCACGCGACAAAGCCCTCATCGCGATACTCAGCGATACGGGCCTCCGAATCGGGGCGGTACTCTCCCTTCAGATGCGCCACGTCGACTTCGACGGACGGCGCGCGACGATCACCATCAACGAGCAGGCGAACGTCAAAGGCGACGACGGGCCCAAACCCATCACGTGGTCGCGCGGGTACGTCGCGAACTGGATCGATATTCATCCGCGACCCGACGATCCCGACGCCGCCCTGATCCACAAGCTGCGCCGCTGGGACGACGAGGATGACGCCGCGCTTGCCCAGCAGTATGCCGGCCGAATCATCTCCGAGACGGCCGAACGCGCTGGTCTGGATGTTGATCGCATCCAAGCGCGGTTGTTCCGTGCGACCTCGATCTCTCAGTGGATTCGGGATAACATGGGCGAACAGGCCATCAAACATCGTACTGGGTGGGAGAAGGACTCTCGAATGTTCGAGGTCTACTCGCGTGTCACCGACGAGGAGATGAACGACGTCGTCTTCGATCACTACGGCATCGACGGTATCGACAGCGAACAGTCGGGTCCGTCGCTCGAAGAGTGCCCACAATGCCGAACGCCGCTGCGCGGGAGTGAGGCGTTCTGTCCGGGCTGTGCAACCCCCTTGTCTTCCAGTGCAACCGAAGCGACTGACAGGACGTCCTCGGCGCTGCGAGAATTCATGGTCGAAGCCGACGACGTCGACGCGCGGGCGGCCGCTGCGGGCGCTGCCGAAACGGCCGAAAACGACCCGGCGTTCGCGAGCGCTCTCATCGAGGAACTCCAGAACCTCGGTTAG
- a CDS encoding HNH endonuclease gives MDSAQVNSQKSVPWNDGPYKRVLYCRAIQRELPQILTEHFEHNSEIPFDQRTIQADAKSLEPEDAYGYVNWLLGQDGLNEEAVEALEETVWALNGASPITAGVGSGLSSGSGSSSNRGTRQGRYQSILDRRYRDETLVRELKELYGNECQVCGARRQKGATTGYSEVHHIRPLGSPHEGPDERGNLLVLCPNHHSDFDYGTIEVDPNTLKLNHLYEASVSGTKLYAQHSVNPTRISYHNKTISQVS, from the coding sequence ATGGATTCCGCTCAAGTTAACTCACAAAAATCCGTTCCCTGGAACGATGGACCGTACAAGCGCGTCCTCTACTGCAGAGCTATTCAACGAGAGCTCCCCCAGATCCTCACAGAACACTTCGAACACAATTCGGAGATTCCATTCGACCAGCGGACGATACAAGCGGACGCAAAGAGCTTAGAACCGGAGGACGCTTACGGCTATGTTAACTGGCTTCTAGGGCAAGATGGCCTAAATGAAGAAGCGGTTGAAGCACTTGAAGAGACGGTCTGGGCACTGAATGGAGCTTCGCCCATAACTGCTGGAGTAGGGAGTGGTTTGAGTAGTGGGAGTGGTTCCAGCAGTAACAGAGGCACTCGGCAAGGTCGTTATCAGTCAATCCTTGACCGTCGGTACCGGGATGAGACGTTAGTTCGGGAGCTTAAGGAACTCTATGGAAACGAGTGTCAAGTCTGCGGAGCTCGCCGGCAGAAAGGAGCTACTACAGGATATTCAGAAGTTCACCATATCCGGCCACTTGGGTCACCACATGAGGGTCCGGATGAGCGAGGCAATCTGCTAGTTCTCTGTCCAAATCACCATTCGGATTTCGACTACGGTACTATTGAGGTTGATCCCAATACCCTCAAGCTCAACCATTTGTACGAAGCTTCCGTTTCAGGTACGAAGCTTTACGCTCAGCATAGTGTGAATCCAACGAGGATTAGCTACCATAACAAGACTATATCTCAAGTCTCCTAA
- a CDS encoding helix-turn-helix domain-containing protein, which produces MSTQTHPLSGQELDVQQVINDIVDTKRLDILRAVNDLSLPTRRNEIADRAGTSRKTAKKHLSEFQDRGIIKTYRENIEPTAGGKVLLEAVDKCLQAIPIPRDEFAELTRTKIALTILSNLHREYQNAEEIQRKASISSTKQTVKHHLKWFDESDYNLADERGHTYRITDAGEEALIAYKELLVAAEQIIEKAEWLQRLPLENATVPVEKLADATVVASDTASPSDVLGAALRLCDLRVSRFRCICSIYNPVLFFAYKTMLDFGVEAEGILDWQSYIKADQNTFDFATHAKYEHYQPLYLEDSHTLGVGLYDDRRVAVGAYNEQGEGKHIAMIVSENPEIIEWAEGIYDSYREMANCPEENPPETSGSFDGRHW; this is translated from the coding sequence GTGTCTACACAAACGCATCCTCTATCTGGCCAAGAGCTCGACGTTCAACAGGTCATAAACGATATTGTTGACACGAAGCGATTGGATATTTTGCGTGCGGTGAACGATCTTTCGCTTCCGACTCGTCGAAACGAGATTGCCGATCGTGCAGGGACATCGCGTAAGACAGCTAAAAAGCACCTTTCAGAGTTTCAAGACCGCGGAATCATCAAAACCTACCGAGAGAATATTGAGCCAACTGCTGGCGGAAAGGTACTCCTGGAAGCAGTCGACAAGTGTCTCCAAGCCATTCCAATTCCAAGAGATGAATTTGCGGAACTGACCAGAACTAAAATCGCGCTCACGATTCTCTCGAATCTACACAGAGAGTATCAGAATGCGGAGGAAATTCAGCGGAAAGCGTCTATATCATCTACCAAACAGACGGTCAAGCATCACCTCAAGTGGTTCGACGAATCCGACTACAATCTAGCGGACGAAAGAGGCCACACGTATCGAATCACTGATGCTGGGGAAGAGGCACTGATCGCCTACAAGGAATTATTGGTTGCTGCTGAACAGATCATAGAGAAAGCAGAATGGTTACAACGTCTTCCTTTGGAGAATGCAACTGTTCCAGTTGAGAAACTCGCTGATGCAACCGTTGTCGCATCGGATACAGCTAGCCCATCGGACGTACTCGGGGCCGCTCTCAGACTCTGCGACCTTCGAGTGAGCCGGTTTCGGTGTATCTGTTCAATCTACAATCCCGTTTTATTCTTTGCGTACAAAACGATGCTCGATTTTGGTGTCGAGGCTGAGGGCATTCTTGATTGGCAAAGCTATATCAAGGCAGATCAGAATACATTCGACTTTGCTACGCACGCCAAATACGAACACTACCAGCCACTCTATCTCGAAGATTCTCACACGCTTGGCGTCGGTCTATATGATGACCGGAGAGTTGCGGTTGGCGCATACAATGAACAGGGTGAGGGAAAACACATCGCCATGATCGTGAGCGAAAACCCGGAAATCATTGAATGGGCTGAAGGTATATATGACTCATATCGAGAGATGGCCAACTGTCCGGAGGAAAACCCACCAGAGACTTCTGGTAGCTTCGATGGACGACACTGGTAA